Within the Marinihelvus fidelis genome, the region TGAACCCGGACCAGCCTGACCCCGAATTCGAGCTGCGGGATGGCCGCTATGTGACCGCCCCGGAACTGCACGCCGCGATGGTGGCGAAGAAGCGACTGGTGCTGCTGGACACGCGCGTGACCTCGGTCTGGCAGCGCGCGCATATCGAGGGCGCGGTGCCGTTCCCGTATTACACCGACCTGGCGGCGAAGGTGGAGACCCTGCCCAGGGACGCGCAGATCGTCGCCTACTGCTCCTGCCCGCGCGCGGCGGCGGACTACATCATCGACCAGCTTGCCGGGTTGGGCTATACCCGCACCGCGGTGCTGTACGAAGGCATCTTCGGCTGGATGAACCAGGGCTTCCCGGTGGTCCGCGCGGAGCTGGGTGGGCAGGCCGCCGCGGCGTCCCCGGCCGTCCTGCCGGGCCTGGCCGCTGACCTGGTCAATCACTACGATTTCGACCACCCGCTGGCGGACGACCCGGGCCAGGAAACCGACCTGGGCCTATCCGGGACCTCGCTGTGGCTGGTCAACGGCGGTGCCGACATGCGGGTGGACGACGCGGCCTGGCCGGGCGCGGGCCGGGCGCTGCAAACGCGCCAGGTAAACCCTGAGTCCGAAGGCAATGACGACTGGAAGGCGGGCGTCTACGCCGAAGGCGGTGTGACCACGCTCAACGCGTTCAACGCCGCGCAGGCCATCACGTTGATGGGCTGGGTCAAGCCCACGGGTGCGCACCCGGGCATGAACACGACCTCGGCGGAGCCGGGCGACCGTTTCGGCTCTGTAGGGCTGTTCGGCATACTGTCCGGCACCTCGGAAGGGCACCTGGTCCGTGCGCTGGTGGAGATCATCACCGTCAATGACACCCTGCGCCTGGTGGCCCTGGGCCGGCGCGAGGACGAGGGGACATCGCTGTTGCTGGCCGCACCCGGCGACTGGCAGGCCTACCTGCCGCGCGACCGCTGGACCCACGTGGCGGCCACGTTCGATTACGATGCCGGCGAGATGGCGCTGTTCATCAACGGTGAGGCCATCGACGCCGAATACACCACCGCCGGCGACCCCTGGGCGGTCGACGGCCCACCCAAGCCGGACCTCTCGTCAGCGACCGACCCGCGTGGCATCAAGATTGGCGGCAGCTATCCGCAGAACACGCTGGAGCGCAACCCGTTCAATGGCCGTTTCGACGACCTGATGTTTTTCAATCGGGCGCTGACGGTTGACGAGGTTCGCGCGCAGTACCGGCAGTTTGTCGAGCCGGCGCATCCGACGCACTAACGGGTTTCCGCGTTGCGATGTACCATTCCAGCATCGCGGTTCCATACGCTAATCAACAAGGAGCTCAACATGTCCGGATTCCACTCAAAGTCCATCGCGCCTGGCTGTCGTTCGCTTGTCCTGGCCCTGATGGTCGCCACCTCGGCGGCGGTTGCGAAAGACGACTTGCCCGATGTCGACTCAAATGGCCTGCACCGGTTGCACGACACCAAGGCCGACCTGGTCTATGCCAAGCCGGGCGCCGACCTGTCGAACTACACCGAGGTCATGCTGGTGGACTGTTTCGTGCAGTTCAAGAAGAACTGGGAGCGGGACTACAACCTGGGTGAGGTCGGGCTGCAAGGCCGCGTCATGGACAAGGACATTGAGCGGATCAAGAAGGGCGTCGCCGAGGAATTCAACAAGGTTTTCTCAGAGGTTCTGACGAAGAAAGGCTACAAGGTGGTCGACGCGCCAGCCGATGGCGTACTGGCCGTGCGGCCCGCGATCCTTAACCTGGATGTGACGGCGCCGGACCTCAGGCGCGGCGGCCCGAGCATCACCTGGGTACAGTCCGCCGGATCGATGACACTCTACATGGAACTGTATGACGCGCCCAAGGATGAGCTGATCGCCCGCGTGGTGGATTCCCGGGCCGACGATCACGGTATGCGCGAAGTTGCGAACTCGGTTACGAACCGCGCGGCCGCTGACCGCATGCTGCGATCCTGGGCCGAGCAACTGGCCGACCACCTGGGCGCGGTCAGCCAGTAAGTACCCGGACCGGGGCGCGGCCCGCGCGCCCCGGTCAGTCCGGCGTCCAGCCGTTGTGGTAGTCCGCCATGATCAGTTGGTTGGCGGCCTCGTTGTCGTCAAACGCGCCTGAATCGGCATTCCAGGCCAGCTGGTCACCGGTGCGGTAGGCGATATTGCCCATCTGCGCGTTGATCGCCGCCAGTGCGCCGGATTCGATCGGCGTGTTCAGTCGCGACGGGTCGCCGGCGCGGATGGCGTCGGCGAAATTGGCGGTGTGCAGGTCCAGGGTGTTGACGCCCTCGGCCGGATAGCCCGACTCGATCGCCTCCATCTTGGGCGGCCCTTCCTTGCCCCAGCCGACGAACTCGTGCTCGGGGTAGACATCGTAGCCTCCGCGACTCACCACCAGCGTGCCGTTGTTGCCCACGAACGCGATGCCTTCGGGCATGCGATAAGGCCCCAGGTCGATGCCGGTGGCATGCTCCCAAAGCATGCTGAAGTCCTTGTAGCGGTATGCCGCCTGCAAGGTGTCCGGCGTTTCCGAGGCGTCATCGGGCCAGGCCAGCTTGCCGCCTGATGCCATCACGGTTTCCGGTGCGCTGGCTCCCATGACCCACAGCGCGATGTCGATCTCGTGAACGCCCCAGTCGGTCATCAGGCCGCCGGCATAGTCCCAGAACCAGCGGAAATTGAAGTGGAACCGGTTGGGGTTGTAGG harbors:
- a CDS encoding Gfo/Idh/MocA family protein, coding for MQRRDFVKLGAGAIALGTLGRHVAANDRLQVGVIGCNGMGWANTTSLLKQDDFDVVAICDVDRSVIERRQADYARLRKNRPDSYGDYRELLARPDVDAVIIGTPDHWHCRQMIDAVRAGKHVYVEKPVANSIGECRLMVDAARESGLAVQTGQWQRSGPHYQRAREIVRSGVLGQIRLVRTWAYQGWMKPVPVKPDEPGPAGVDYDMWLGPAPKRPYNPNRFHFNFRWFWDYAGGLMTDWGVHEIDIALWVMGASAPETVMASGGKLAWPDDASETPDTLQAAYRYKDFSMLWEHATGIDLGPYRMPEGIAFVGNNGTLVVSRGGYDVYPEHEFVGWGKEGPPKMEAIESGYPAEGVNTLDLHTANFADAIRAGDPSRLNTPIESGALAAINAQMGNIAYRTGDQLAWNADSGAFDDNEAANQLIMADYHNGWTPD
- a CDS encoding c-type cytochrome, with amino-acid sequence MKHGLLFLTLLALALQWVGGSPAQAREYERERPPRQLTAEQAATAAANYQQYCALCHGDDRQGHVNDHAPSLRSQSLFESGVPHAILRPLSYGREGTPMGGYLDEVGGPLTLDEAWDLTYWLFWESGAERVKLSEDPVPGDITRGAAVYRQHCADCHGVDGEGVTAPALANPSALAHNKDEFIRYAIEKGRQDTPMPAFEGVLAAADIDNVTAYIRSLAKDPAGERPALRALPTPDQYVLNPDQPDPEFELRDGRYVTAPELHAAMVAKKRLVLLDTRVTSVWQRAHIEGAVPFPYYTDLAAKVETLPRDAQIVAYCSCPRAAADYIIDQLAGLGYTRTAVLYEGIFGWMNQGFPVVRAELGGQAAAASPAVLPGLAADLVNHYDFDHPLADDPGQETDLGLSGTSLWLVNGGADMRVDDAAWPGAGRALQTRQVNPESEGNDDWKAGVYAEGGVTTLNAFNAAQAITLMGWVKPTGAHPGMNTTSAEPGDRFGSVGLFGILSGTSEGHLVRALVEIITVNDTLRLVALGRREDEGTSLLLAAPGDWQAYLPRDRWTHVAATFDYDAGEMALFINGEAIDAEYTTAGDPWAVDGPPKPDLSSATDPRGIKIGGSYPQNTLERNPFNGRFDDLMFFNRALTVDEVRAQYRQFVEPAHPTH
- a CDS encoding DUF3313 family protein, producing the protein MSGFHSKSIAPGCRSLVLALMVATSAAVAKDDLPDVDSNGLHRLHDTKADLVYAKPGADLSNYTEVMLVDCFVQFKKNWERDYNLGEVGLQGRVMDKDIERIKKGVAEEFNKVFSEVLTKKGYKVVDAPADGVLAVRPAILNLDVTAPDLRRGGPSITWVQSAGSMTLYMELYDAPKDELIARVVDSRADDHGMREVANSVTNRAAADRMLRSWAEQLADHLGAVSQ